A single genomic interval of Lacrimispora sphenoides JCM 1415 harbors:
- a CDS encoding YczE/YyaS/YitT family protein, with amino-acid sequence MKNSDMFKRYGLFIAGVIFSALGISLITKAGLGTSPITSLAFVLTFIFPKSLGVFTMMVNFAMFLLQAVLLGKTFKKIQLLQLPAALLFSLCIDVWMYLLSFCKVGNYLGEALMLLSGCVFLGFGISLEVIPNVLILPGEGLVRVIAGLTGWRFGRVKTGFDLSIVISAVIVSVLVTGSVLGIREGTVIAALIVGSISHFFIDKVSGLLAGWIPAYTNTGDVCL; translated from the coding sequence GTGAAAAATTCAGACATGTTTAAACGTTATGGACTGTTTATTGCAGGAGTTATATTCAGTGCATTGGGAATCAGCCTTATAACGAAAGCAGGGCTTGGTACATCACCGATTACAAGCCTTGCTTTTGTGTTGACCTTTATCTTTCCTAAGAGCCTGGGCGTATTTACAATGATGGTTAATTTTGCTATGTTTCTACTTCAGGCAGTTCTTTTGGGAAAAACCTTTAAGAAGATCCAGCTTTTGCAGCTTCCTGCCGCACTTCTGTTTTCCCTGTGCATTGACGTATGGATGTATCTGCTCTCCTTTTGTAAGGTGGGAAATTATCTGGGTGAGGCTCTGATGCTGCTCTCAGGCTGTGTATTCTTAGGCTTTGGAATATCACTTGAAGTGATTCCCAATGTGCTTATCCTGCCTGGAGAAGGTCTGGTAAGGGTGATAGCAGGGCTTACAGGCTGGAGGTTCGGCAGGGTTAAGACCGGATTTGACCTGAGTATTGTTATCAGTGCTGTGATTGTGTCTGTACTTGTGACAGGCAGCGTGCTGGGAATCAGGGAGGGAACAGTGATCGCTGCTCTTATTGTAGGAAGTATTTCTCACTTTTTTATAGACAAGGTATCTGGCCTGCTTGCAGGGTGGATTCCCGCTTATACCAATACAGGGGATGTCTGTCTGTAG
- a CDS encoding manganese efflux pump MntP family protein: MNLVELFILAVGLSMDAFAVAICTGLTMKKTTVKKAMIVGLYFGIFQAVMPLMGYFAATWFADKIISYDHWIAFALLCFLGGRMIFESFKGGGCPDRVCPVETCKDRNCPGGKRPENKEATLKPDEMLPLALATSIDALAVGVSFAFLQVNIVPAVSFIGITTFALSMIGVKIGNVFGTRFKSKAELAGGIILVLIGLKILLGHLGIIPL; encoded by the coding sequence ATGAACTTAGTTGAACTCTTTATTCTTGCTGTGGGGCTATCTATGGATGCATTTGCCGTGGCGATCTGCACCGGGCTGACAATGAAGAAAACAACCGTAAAAAAGGCAATGATTGTCGGTCTGTACTTTGGTATATTCCAAGCTGTTATGCCGCTTATGGGATATTTTGCAGCCACATGGTTTGCGGACAAGATTATCTCCTATGACCATTGGATCGCGTTTGCATTGCTCTGCTTTCTTGGCGGTAGAATGATTTTTGAAAGTTTTAAAGGAGGGGGATGTCCTGACAGAGTCTGTCCGGTTGAAACGTGCAAAGACAGAAACTGCCCCGGAGGAAAGCGGCCTGAAAACAAGGAAGCCACTTTAAAGCCCGACGAGATGCTGCCCCTTGCCCTTGCCACGAGTATAGACGCTCTGGCTGTGGGCGTGTCCTTCGCCTTCCTTCAGGTCAACATCGTTCCGGCGGTTTCTTTTATCGGGATTACAACATTTGCCTTATCCATGATCGGTGTTAAAATAGGAAATGTATTCGGCACAAGGTTCAAATCGAAAGCGGAGCTGGCCGGAGGTATTATATTAGTTTTAATTGGTTTGAAAATATTGCTTGGCCATTTGGGGATTATTCCTTTGTAA
- a CDS encoding DNA gyrase/topoisomerase IV subunit B produces the protein MAKAQYNADSITVLEGLEAVRKRPGMYIGSVGTKGLNHLIYEIVDNAVDEHLAGYCSQIWVTLEADGSCTVKDAGRGIPVEMHKKGISAERVVLSTLHAGGKFDNDAYKTSGGLHGVGSSVVNALSAHMKIKIYKNGLIHYDEYERGIPTVELVDGLLPTLGKTKETGTEINFLPDGEIFEKIRFKAEWLKSRLHETAYLNPDLHITYVNKRQGEEETVIYHEPDGIIAYVRELNAGKDAIHDPIYFKGTLDKVEVEVSLQFVDTFEENILGFCNNIFTQEGGTHLAGFKTRFTQMINNYARELGILKEKDANFTGADTRNGLTAVVAVKHPDPIFEGQTKTKLASADATKAVFTVAGDELQRYFDRNLEVLKAVIGCAEKSAKIRKAEEKAKTNMLSKSKFSFDSNGKLANCESRDAKECEIFIVEGDSAGGSAKTARNRQHQAILPIRGKILNVEKASMDKVLANAEIKTMINTFGCGFSEGYGNDFDISKLRYHKIILMTDADVDGSHIDTLLLTFLYRFMPELIYNGHVFIAMPPLFKVVPKRGEEQYLYDEKELERYRRTHTGEFTLQRYKGLGEMDAEQLWETTLDPERRVLKQVEIEDARMASEITEMLMGSDVPPRRQFIYEHADEAEIDA, from the coding sequence ATGGCAAAAGCACAGTATAATGCGGATAGTATTACCGTATTGGAAGGCCTGGAGGCGGTTCGTAAACGTCCGGGCATGTATATAGGCAGTGTTGGGACAAAGGGATTGAACCATTTGATTTATGAGATTGTAGATAACGCGGTGGACGAGCATCTTGCCGGTTACTGCAGTCAGATTTGGGTCACCCTGGAAGCAGATGGATCCTGTACCGTAAAGGATGCAGGACGTGGAATTCCGGTGGAGATGCACAAAAAGGGAATATCGGCAGAGCGAGTCGTACTGTCTACCCTTCATGCAGGCGGTAAATTTGATAATGACGCCTACAAGACCAGCGGCGGCCTGCACGGAGTCGGCTCCTCGGTTGTGAACGCCCTGTCTGCCCACATGAAAATTAAAATATATAAGAATGGTCTGATTCATTACGACGAATATGAGCGGGGCATACCAACGGTAGAACTGGTGGATGGCCTGCTTCCCACGTTAGGAAAAACAAAAGAGACAGGAACAGAAATCAACTTCCTGCCTGACGGGGAGATTTTTGAAAAGATCCGTTTTAAAGCGGAGTGGCTGAAAAGCCGTCTTCATGAAACTGCGTATTTGAATCCGGATCTTCATATCACCTATGTGAATAAAAGGCAGGGAGAAGAGGAAACCGTCATTTATCATGAACCCGATGGAATCATCGCCTATGTAAGAGAATTAAATGCCGGAAAGGATGCAATTCACGATCCCATCTATTTTAAGGGAACCCTGGATAAGGTTGAAGTGGAGGTTTCCCTGCAGTTTGTGGATACCTTTGAAGAGAATATCCTGGGCTTTTGCAACAATATTTTCACCCAGGAAGGGGGAACCCACCTGGCGGGATTTAAGACCCGCTTCACTCAGATGATCAATAACTATGCCAGAGAACTGGGGATTTTAAAAGAAAAGGATGCCAACTTTACAGGAGCCGATACGAGAAACGGTTTAACAGCCGTAGTGGCAGTAAAGCATCCGGATCCCATTTTTGAAGGACAAACCAAGACAAAGCTTGCAAGCGCCGATGCCACAAAGGCGGTATTCACTGTGGCAGGAGATGAGCTGCAGCGATATTTTGACCGGAATCTGGAAGTCTTAAAAGCAGTCATCGGCTGCGCGGAAAAGTCTGCAAAGATCCGTAAAGCAGAAGAGAAGGCAAAGACAAACATGCTTTCTAAGTCAAAATTTTCCTTTGACAGCAACGGAAAGCTTGCAAACTGCGAAAGCAGGGATGCAAAAGAATGTGAAATTTTTATCGTAGAGGGAGATTCTGCGGGCGGTTCCGCGAAAACGGCACGTAACAGACAGCATCAGGCCATTCTTCCGATCCGAGGAAAGATATTAAACGTAGAAAAGGCCTCTATGGACAAGGTTCTGGCCAATGCGGAGATCAAGACCATGATCAATACCTTTGGCTGCGGCTTTTCCGAAGGATACGGCAATGATTTTGATATTTCAAAGCTGCGGTATCATAAAATCATTCTCATGACCGATGCCGATGTAGATGGAAGCCATATCGACACCCTTCTTCTCACCTTTTTGTACCGGTTTATGCCGGAGCTAATTTATAACGGCCATGTGTTTATAGCCATGCCGCCTCTGTTTAAGGTAGTTCCAAAGCGGGGAGAAGAACAGTACCTTTATGATGAAAAGGAGCTGGAGCGCTACCGCAGGACCCATACGGGAGAATTTACCCTGCAGCGGTATAAGGGACTTGGAGAAATGGATGCAGAACAGCTGTGGGAAACCACTCTGGACCCTGAAAGGCGGGTGCTGAAACAGGTGGAAATCGAAGATGCCCGTATGGCTTCGGAAATTACCGAAATGCTCATGGGAAGCGATGTGCCTCCAAGGCGGCAGTTTATCTATGAGCATGCGGATGAAGCTGAGATTGACGCGTAA
- a CDS encoding DNA gyrase/topoisomerase IV subunit A, which translates to MAEKIIKTEYSEEMQKSYMNYSMSVITARAIPDARDGLKPVQRRVLYDMSELRLNHDKPHRKSARIVGDTMGKYHPHGDSSIYETLVVMSQIFKKGMPLVNGHGNFGSIEGDGAAAMRYTEARLEKFAEEVYLKDLDKTVDFVPNYDETEKEPEVLPVRVPNLLINGAEGIAVGMSTSIPPHNLGEVIDAVRAYIDNQDITIKELMEYLPGPDFPTGGIIANKSDLPAIYETGVGKIKLRGKIEVELGKRKADKDKLLITEIPYTMVGAGINKFLMDVADLVESKKLTDVVDISNQSNKDGIRIVLELRKDADVEKIRNILYKKTKLEDTFGVNMLAIAGGRPETLDLRGILKNYLDFQYENATKKYQTLLEKELEKKEIREGLIKACDVIDLIIAVLRGSKNLKDAKNCLMTGDISNINFRVKGFEEDAKKLCFTEKQAGAILEMRLYKLIGLEILQLEKEYKETLAKIAEYEKILSSRKNMDAVIKKDLYNIKAEYATPRRTLIEDGREAVYEEDAVAVSEVTFVMDRFGYCKVLDKNTYERNKETIETENPYVVNCLNTDKICIFTNTGNLHQVKVLDIPGGKLRDKGTPIDNLSKFDGTREEIIYLGHAQSFKGRKFLFATRQALVKLVPGEEFETNNRTVAATKLQDEDRVISVQLVGGQTDVVLQTSAGVFLRFQTEEIPEMKKNARGVRGIKLAPGEELETVYLLGEDPIIHYKEKEVHLNRLKIGKRDGKGSKVRL; encoded by the coding sequence ATGGCAGAAAAAATCATTAAAACAGAATATTCCGAGGAAATGCAGAAGAGCTACATGAATTATTCCATGAGCGTGATCACGGCCAGAGCGATCCCGGATGCAAGAGATGGATTAAAGCCAGTACAGCGGCGAGTATTATATGACATGAGCGAGCTTCGATTAAACCATGATAAGCCCCACCGGAAGTCGGCACGTATCGTGGGCGATACCATGGGTAAATACCATCCCCATGGAGACAGTTCCATTTACGAAACCTTGGTAGTTATGTCCCAGATATTTAAAAAGGGGATGCCTTTAGTCAATGGCCACGGAAACTTCGGTTCCATTGAGGGAGACGGAGCGGCAGCCATGCGTTACACGGAAGCCAGGCTGGAAAAATTCGCAGAGGAAGTCTATTTAAAGGACTTGGATAAGACGGTTGATTTTGTCCCCAATTACGATGAAACAGAAAAAGAACCGGAAGTCCTTCCTGTACGGGTTCCAAACCTGCTGATCAACGGGGCGGAGGGGATTGCAGTAGGTATGAGCACCAGCATTCCTCCCCATAACCTGGGTGAAGTCATAGATGCGGTCCGTGCGTATATTGATAATCAGGATATTACCATAAAGGAATTAATGGAATATTTGCCCGGACCGGATTTTCCCACAGGCGGCATTATTGCCAACAAAAGTGATCTGCCTGCCATTTACGAAACCGGTGTAGGAAAGATCAAGCTCAGAGGAAAAATAGAAGTAGAGCTAGGAAAACGGAAGGCAGATAAGGATAAACTGTTAATCACAGAGATCCCTTATACCATGGTAGGAGCCGGAATTAATAAATTTCTGATGGATGTGGCAGACCTGGTTGAGAGTAAAAAACTTACGGATGTGGTGGATATTTCCAACCAGTCCAACAAAGACGGGATCAGGATCGTTCTGGAACTGAGAAAGGATGCGGATGTGGAGAAAATCCGCAACATCCTTTATAAGAAAACAAAGCTGGAAGACACCTTTGGAGTCAACATGCTGGCCATTGCAGGCGGGCGCCCAGAAACCCTGGATTTAAGGGGAATCCTTAAAAATTACCTGGATTTCCAATATGAAAATGCCACCAAAAAATACCAGACCCTTCTGGAAAAAGAGCTGGAAAAGAAAGAGATCAGGGAAGGCCTTATAAAAGCCTGTGACGTCATTGATTTGATCATCGCAGTTTTGAGAGGTTCCAAGAACCTAAAAGACGCAAAGAACTGTCTGATGACCGGAGATATCTCCAATATAAACTTCCGGGTTAAGGGATTTGAAGAGGATGCGAAGAAGCTGTGCTTTACGGAAAAACAGGCGGGAGCCATTCTGGAAATGCGCCTCTATAAGCTGATAGGCTTAGAGATCCTCCAACTGGAAAAGGAGTATAAGGAAACGCTGGCTAAAATCGCTGAATATGAAAAAATCCTGTCCAGCCGCAAAAACATGGATGCGGTCATTAAAAAAGACTTGTACAATATCAAAGCCGAATATGCGACTCCAAGAAGAACTCTTATTGAGGATGGCAGGGAAGCAGTTTATGAGGAAGATGCAGTTGCCGTATCAGAGGTCACCTTTGTCATGGACCGTTTTGGCTACTGTAAGGTGCTTGATAAGAATACTTATGAAAGAAACAAAGAAACCATTGAAACAGAGAATCCTTATGTGGTAAACTGTTTGAATACGGATAAAATATGTATCTTTACCAATACAGGAAACTTACATCAGGTGAAGGTTCTGGATATACCAGGCGGCAAGCTGCGGGATAAGGGTACGCCCATTGATAATTTAAGCAAGTTTGATGGGACCAGGGAAGAAATCATATATCTGGGCCATGCACAAAGCTTCAAGGGCCGTAAATTTTTGTTCGCTACCAGACAGGCCCTTGTAAAACTGGTACCGGGAGAGGAATTTGAAACAAATAACAGGACCGTGGCGGCCACTAAGCTTCAGGACGAAGATCGTGTCATCAGCGTTCAGCTTGTTGGCGGACAGACGGATGTTGTGCTGCAGACCTCGGCAGGTGTATTTTTACGTTTCCAGACAGAAGAGATTCCTGAGATGAAGAAGAATGCAAGAGGCGTGCGGGGAATCAAGCTGGCACCCGGCGAGGAGTTAGAGACCGTGTATCTTTTAGGCGAGGATCCTATCATTCATTACAAGGAAAAAGAGGTTCATTTAAACCGGCTGAAGATTGGAAAACGTGACGGAAAGGGCAGCAAGGTGCGCCTTTAA
- the asd gene encoding aspartate-semialdehyde dehydrogenase, with protein MEKRLRVGVLGATGMVGQRFISLLENHPWYEVVTVAASPRSAGRTYEEAVGGRWKMTTPMPETVKNLIVMNVNEVEAVAASVDFVFSAVDMTKEEIKAIEEAYAKTGTPVVSNNSAHRWTPDVPMVVPEINPEHFEVIEDQKKRLGTDRGFIVVKPNCSIQSYAPVLTAWKEFEPYEVVATTYQAISGAGKTFKDWPEMVENIIPYIGGEEEKSEQEPLRLWGKIENGEIVKASEPVITCQCIRVPVLNGHTAAVFVKFRKKPTKEELIDRIVNFKGLPQELELPSAPKQFIQYLEEDNRPQVTLDVDFEKGMGISVGRLREDSVYDYKFVGLSHNTVRGAAGGAVLSAELLTAKGYIKAKE; from the coding sequence ATGGAAAAAAGATTGCGAGTTGGCGTTTTAGGAGCAACCGGTATGGTGGGACAGAGATTTATTTCTCTTCTGGAGAATCATCCATGGTATGAGGTGGTGACAGTGGCAGCAAGTCCACGTTCTGCCGGCAGAACTTATGAGGAAGCAGTAGGCGGCCGTTGGAAAATGACCACTCCAATGCCTGAGACCGTAAAGAATCTAATTGTCATGAATGTTAATGAAGTGGAAGCGGTTGCTGCCAGTGTTGATTTTGTATTCAGCGCTGTGGATATGACCAAGGAAGAAATAAAAGCCATTGAGGAAGCATATGCAAAGACCGGAACACCGGTCGTGTCAAATAACAGTGCCCATCGGTGGACACCGGATGTTCCTATGGTGGTGCCTGAGATCAATCCTGAGCATTTTGAAGTCATTGAGGATCAGAAAAAGCGTCTGGGCACAGACCGTGGATTCATTGTGGTAAAACCCAACTGCTCCATTCAAAGCTATGCTCCTGTTTTGACAGCCTGGAAGGAATTTGAACCCTATGAAGTGGTGGCTACGACCTATCAGGCAATCTCCGGAGCCGGAAAGACCTTTAAGGACTGGCCGGAGATGGTAGAAAATATCATTCCTTATATCGGAGGAGAAGAAGAAAAGAGCGAGCAGGAGCCTCTTCGCCTCTGGGGAAAGATTGAAAACGGAGAGATCGTAAAAGCCAGTGAACCGGTCATCACCTGCCAATGCATCCGGGTACCCGTATTAAATGGACATACGGCGGCTGTATTTGTAAAATTCCGCAAAAAGCCTACCAAAGAGGAATTGATTGACCGCATAGTGAATTTTAAGGGTCTTCCGCAGGAACTTGAGCTTCCAAGCGCTCCCAAGCAGTTCATACAGTATCTGGAAGAGGATAACCGTCCACAGGTTACCCTTGATGTGGATTTTGAAAAAGGAATGGGAATTTCAGTAGGACGTTTAAGAGAAGATTCGGTTTACGATTATAAATTTGTGGGTCTGTCCCACAACACGGTCCGCGGAGCGGCCGGCGGTGCGGTTCTCTCAGCAGAGCTTTTAACCGCAAAGGGATATATCAAAGCCAAAGAATGA
- a CDS encoding aldose epimerase family protein, translating to MAYKKELWGNMPDGREVYLYTLVNRNGVSASFTNLGAVWVNMNVPDRDGAVVDVVLGFDSAEEYLLNPPHFGAPIGRNANRIAGAKFTINGKEYKLEPNNGPNNLHSGPDLYQSRLWDSEAEENDLGTSVSFSLFSPDGDQGFPGNANITITYTLTPDNSLDISYHMICDADTVANFTNHSYFNLDGHNGADAMKQRVWIDADTYTRADEGSIPTGEFTTVKGTPMDFTVMKPIEQDINENYEALIFGGGYDHNWVLNHPQGEVSLCAASESDKTGIRMEVYTDLPGIQFYTANFLKNGMTGKGGAVYEKRCCYCFETQYYPDSVNKPEFQSPVLKAGEEYKTTTIYKFSNIK from the coding sequence ATGGCATACAAGAAAGAGCTTTGGGGAAACATGCCCGATGGAAGGGAAGTGTATTTGTATACACTGGTAAATAGAAACGGAGTTTCCGCTTCTTTCACAAATCTGGGTGCAGTTTGGGTCAATATGAATGTACCTGACAGGGATGGGGCTGTGGTTGATGTGGTCCTGGGATTTGACAGCGCGGAGGAATATCTTTTAAATCCGCCTCATTTTGGAGCTCCCATCGGAAGGAATGCCAACCGTATTGCAGGTGCGAAATTCACTATTAATGGAAAAGAGTACAAACTGGAACCTAATAATGGGCCTAACAATCTTCATAGCGGCCCGGATCTTTACCAGAGCCGTCTTTGGGACAGTGAGGCGGAGGAAAATGATCTTGGAACCAGTGTCAGCTTTTCTCTGTTTTCACCGGATGGAGATCAGGGATTCCCAGGGAATGCTAACATTACAATAACCTATACGCTTACACCGGATAACAGCCTTGATATTTCCTACCATATGATCTGCGATGCAGATACCGTAGCAAACTTTACCAATCACAGTTATTTTAACTTAGATGGACATAACGGCGCAGATGCCATGAAGCAGCGTGTCTGGATTGATGCAGATACATATACAAGGGCGGATGAAGGTTCGATTCCCACCGGGGAGTTCACCACGGTTAAGGGAACTCCTATGGACTTCACTGTGATGAAACCTATTGAGCAGGATATCAACGAGAACTATGAGGCGCTGATATTCGGCGGAGGTTATGACCATAACTGGGTCTTAAACCACCCCCAAGGTGAGGTTTCCCTGTGTGCCGCATCGGAATCAGATAAGACAGGCATCCGGATGGAGGTATATACAGACCTTCCAGGAATACAGTTCTACACTGCAAACTTCTTAAAAAATGGAATGACGGGCAAAGGCGGAGCGGTATACGAAAAGCGTTGCTGCTATTGCTTTGAAACCCAGTATTATCCTGATTCCGTAAACAAACCGGAATTCCAGTCTCCAGTCTTAAAAGCCGGCGAAGAATATAAGACAACAACCATTTACAAGTTTTCTAATATAAAATAG
- a CDS encoding DMT family transporter, with protein MNKQDGKGIKALSALGLIITTIIWGSGFVVMKNSVEVVTPAYLLALRFTIASVALVAVFWKRVKKISKSDVMCGGLLGVFLFVSYFFQTYGLKYTTASKNAFITTLYVILVPFLHWFYNRKKPTRNNVAAAGIAVLGLALLSLEGDFSVNIGDLMTLVCGFFFAFHIVFIDRYTEDHDPIILTVIQMAMAAILSWVIAPLLEGSLDVTVINTSMMTGLLYLGIFCTMICFLLQNVGQKHLTPNTSSIILSFEAVFGLTFSVLFLGEQVTIKLAAGCMLMFTSVLLSEYKRKGSAKP; from the coding sequence ATGAATAAACAGGACGGAAAAGGGATTAAGGCATTATCTGCCTTGGGTCTGATTATAACAACCATCATATGGGGCAGCGGCTTTGTTGTGATGAAGAATTCGGTGGAAGTGGTTACTCCGGCTTACTTGCTGGCTTTACGTTTTACCATTGCGTCTGTTGCACTGGTAGCCGTATTCTGGAAGCGGGTGAAAAAAATCAGTAAATCGGATGTGATGTGCGGCGGACTTTTAGGCGTGTTTTTGTTTGTCAGTTATTTTTTTCAGACCTATGGGCTTAAATATACCACTGCCAGTAAAAATGCATTTATCACCACATTGTACGTGATCCTGGTGCCATTTCTTCATTGGTTTTATAACAGAAAAAAGCCTACCAGAAACAATGTGGCAGCAGCAGGTATCGCAGTGCTGGGACTTGCGCTGCTGTCCCTGGAGGGAGACTTTTCCGTGAATATTGGGGATTTGATGACTTTGGTTTGCGGCTTTTTCTTCGCGTTTCACATTGTTTTTATTGATCGTTATACCGAAGACCATGATCCCATTATCCTGACTGTGATCCAGATGGCCATGGCCGCAATCTTAAGCTGGGTAATTGCTCCGCTTTTGGAAGGTTCCTTAGATGTAACCGTGATTAACACTTCTATGATGACCGGTCTGCTGTATCTGGGAATCTTTTGCACGATGATCTGTTTTCTTCTCCAAAATGTGGGACAAAAGCATCTGACTCCCAATACTTCCTCCATTATTTTATCCTTTGAAGCTGTATTCGGCCTGACGTTTTCCGTTCTGTTTTTGGGGGAGCAGGTGACGATAAAACTGGCTGCAGGATGTATGCTGATGTTCACCTCCGTCCTCTTATCTGAATATAAAAGGAAAGGTTCCGCAAAGCCATAG
- a CDS encoding DNA topoisomerase yields MSKSLYIAEKPSVAQEFANALKANGRRRDGYIESDQVIITWCVGHLVTMSYPESYDPKFKRWSLSTLPFLPKEFKYEVIPSAEKQFKIVSSLLNRPDVDTIYVCTDSGREGEYIYRLVAQMAGVGDKKQKRVWIDSQTEDEILRGIREAKDESEYDNLSASAYLRAKEDYLMGINFSRLLTLRYGQHISNYLKSGKNTVISVGRVMTCVMGMVVRREREVRDFVKTPFYRVIGTFSREDAANPELSGMDFDGEWRSAPGSKYFESPFLYKENGFKERKYAEELINTLSLMDPMEGTVASIEKKKETKNPPLLYNLAELQNDCSRMFKISPDETLKQVQELYEKKLVTYPRTDARVLSTAVAKEIHKNIAGLKGFEPLAEAAAEVMEKGSFKTIEKTRYVNDKQITDHYAIIPTGQGLAALRGLSPLGLKVYEVIARRFISVFYPPAVYQKYALELVADTGNPAADPAQNQELIKEHFYANFRVMLEAGYLKVAEVSWGKKKQQDEGNGEAPSEDNGQEENNQESSQNQMDNPAFVAMLGTLKKGMKLPLKKLTIKEGETSPPKRYTSGSMILAMENAGQLIEDEELRAQIKGSGIGTSATRAEILKKLCNIKYLSLNSKTQVIVPTLLGEMIFDVVNASIRQLLNPELTASWEKGLTYVAEGSITPDEYMQKLENFVAGRTAGVLRLNNHYDLHGVFDAAAANYKKQK; encoded by the coding sequence ATGTCGAAATCGTTATACATTGCAGAAAAACCAAGTGTGGCCCAGGAGTTTGCCAATGCTTTAAAGGCGAATGGAAGGCGCAGGGATGGATATATAGAATCGGATCAGGTGATCATAACCTGGTGCGTAGGGCATCTGGTAACGATGAGCTATCCGGAAAGCTATGATCCAAAATTCAAACGGTGGAGCCTATCCACCCTTCCTTTCCTTCCAAAGGAATTTAAGTACGAGGTGATTCCAAGTGCTGAAAAACAATTTAAGATTGTAAGCAGCCTGCTCAACCGTCCTGATGTGGATACCATTTATGTATGCACGGACTCCGGGCGGGAAGGAGAGTACATATACCGCCTGGTGGCGCAAATGGCAGGAGTGGGGGACAAGAAGCAGAAACGTGTGTGGATTGATTCCCAGACTGAGGATGAGATTTTACGAGGCATCCGGGAAGCAAAAGATGAATCCGAATACGATAATCTTTCAGCCTCAGCCTATTTAAGGGCGAAGGAAGATTATCTCATGGGAATTAATTTTTCCCGATTGCTTACACTAAGATATGGGCAGCATATTTCCAATTACTTAAAAAGCGGGAAGAATACGGTAATATCCGTCGGCCGGGTCATGACCTGTGTCATGGGGATGGTGGTGCGGAGAGAGCGGGAGGTCCGGGACTTTGTTAAAACTCCGTTTTACCGTGTAATCGGAACCTTTTCCAGAGAGGATGCAGCGAACCCCGAATTATCGGGTATGGATTTTGACGGTGAGTGGAGAAGTGCTCCAGGATCCAAATATTTCGAATCCCCGTTCCTTTATAAGGAAAACGGCTTTAAGGAACGAAAATATGCGGAAGAGCTGATAAACACCCTGTCTCTCATGGATCCCATGGAAGGAACCGTTGCTTCCATAGAAAAGAAAAAGGAAACAAAGAATCCCCCCTTGCTTTACAATCTGGCTGAGCTTCAGAATGACTGTTCCAGAATGTTTAAGATCAGTCCTGATGAGACCTTAAAGCAGGTTCAGGAGCTTTATGAGAAGAAACTGGTCACTTACCCAAGAACTGATGCCAGAGTTTTATCTACGGCGGTTGCAAAGGAGATCCATAAGAACATAGCCGGGCTTAAGGGCTTTGAACCTTTGGCAGAAGCAGCAGCAGAAGTTATGGAGAAGGGCTCTTTTAAGACCATTGAAAAAACCAGATATGTCAATGATAAACAGATAACGGACCATTATGCCATCATACCCACCGGCCAGGGTCTTGCCGCGTTGAGGGGGCTGTCTCCCCTGGGATTGAAGGTTTATGAAGTCATAGCAAGAAGATTTATAAGTGTCTTTTATCCCCCGGCTGTTTATCAGAAATACGCTCTGGAGCTTGTGGCGGATACAGGAAACCCCGCTGCAGATCCTGCCCAGAATCAGGAGCTTATAAAAGAACATTTTTATGCCAATTTCCGGGTCATGCTGGAAGCGGGCTATTTAAAAGTGGCAGAGGTGTCCTGGGGAAAAAAGAAGCAGCAGGATGAAGGAAATGGTGAAGCGCCTTCAGAGGACAACGGACAAGAGGAGAACAACCAGGAATCCTCTCAGAATCAAATGGATAACCCCGCATTCGTTGCCATGCTTGGCACCCTGAAAAAGGGAATGAAGCTTCCTCTTAAAAAGCTGACGATTAAGGAGGGAGAGACCTCCCCTCCCAAGCGTTATACATCCGGTTCCATGATCTTAGCCATGGAAAACGCCGGACAGCTTATAGAAGATGAAGAGCTCCGAGCCCAGATAAAGGGAAGCGGAATAGGAACCAGTGCTACCCGGGCTGAGATTTTAAAAAAGCTGTGCAATATCAAGTATCTTTCCTTAAACAGCAAGACCCAGGTAATTGTTCCCACTCTTTTGGGAGAGATGATTTTCGACGTAGTCAATGCTTCCATCAGACAGCTTCTTAATCCGGAATTGACGGCAAGCTGGGAAAAAGGGCTGACTTACGTAGCCGAGGGGTCTATAACCCCGGATGAATATATGCAGAAGCTGGAGAATTTTGTTGCCGGGCGGACCGCAGGAGTTTTAAGACTCAACAATCATTACGATCTGCATGGTGTATTTGATGCTGCGGCAGCTAATTATAAAAAACAAAAATAG